A region from the Eleginops maclovinus isolate JMC-PN-2008 ecotype Puerto Natales chromosome 17, JC_Emac_rtc_rv5, whole genome shotgun sequence genome encodes:
- the alg10 gene encoding dol-P-Glc:Glc(2)Man(9)GlcNAc(2)-PP-Dol alpha-1,2-glucosyltransferase, whose protein sequence is MEKFEGYIFTALCSTNFLVSCLLFSRVTREQREPYMDEIFHVPQAQKYCHGKFNEWDPMITTLPGLYLVSVGVIKPVVWLADLTGQVVCSTAMLRFINLLFNCGNLYLLYLLICKLHSREKTRTTSRRVLSALSLSTFPVLYFFNFLYYTDAGSTFFILFTYLMTLYSCHKASAFLGFCSVLFRQTNIIWVAFCAGTLVAAKMDEAWRVEYSKKRDEKSPPSQVPLSFGGAKKVILFTLEFLTSPSHVKSVLLVAWPYAVVGVGFLAFMVFNDGIVVGDRTSHEACFNFPQLFYFFSFALFFSLPVSLCYHRALRFLQALKKQPLFFLFVTVVSLLLVWKFTSVHKYLLADNRHFPFYVWKRLFQKHELVRFVVVPAYVFAGWNFLDSFKSRSLFWSLAFLACLLAATVPQKLLEFRYFIVPYLMYRLHMPLPSLPRLVVEFVLYTAVNAATLYIFISKTFHWPDSTATQRFMW, encoded by the exons ATGGAGAAATTTGAAGGCTACATCTTCACTGCTCTCTGCAGCACCAACTTTCTGGTTTCCTGCCTGCTGTTCTCCAGAGTCACCCGGGAGCAAAGGGAGCCCTACATGGACGAGATATTTCATGTGCCACAAGCTCAGAAGTACTGCCATGGCAAATTCAACGAG TGGGACCCAATGATCACGACCCTCCCAGGCCTCTACCTCGTCTCTGTGGGGGTCATTAAGCCTGTGGTCTGGCTTGCTGACCTCACAGGCCAGGTGGTGTGTTCCACGGCCATGCTGCGCTTCATCAACCTGCTCTTCAACTGCGGCAACCTTTACCTGCTCTACTTGCTCATCTGCAAACTGCACTCCCGGGAGAAG ACACGAACAACCTCCCGGCGAGTCCTCTCTGCGCTGTCTCTGTCCACCTTTCCCGTGCTCTACTTCTTCAACTTCCTCTACTACACGGACGCCGGATCTActttcttcatcctcttcacGTACCTCATGACGCTGTACAGCTGCCACAAGGCCTCGGCGTTCCTCGGCTTCTGCTCAGTGCTCTTCCGCCAGACCAACATCATCTGGGTGGCGTTCTGCGCAGGCACGTTGGTGGCCGCCAAAATGGACGAGGCCTGGAGGGTGGAGTATTCGAAAAAGAGGGATGAGAAGTCTCCTCCATCCCAGGTCCCGCTGTCATTCGGTGGAGCTAAGAAGGTGATACTTTTCACGCTGGAGTTCCTCACCTCGCCTAGTCATGTGAAGTCGGTGCTGCTGGTGGCCTGGCCTTACGCTGTAGTCGGCGTGGGCTTCCTGGCGTTCATGGTGTTCAATGATGGGATAGTGGTGGGTGACCGGACGAGCCATGAGGCCTGTTTCAACTTCCCCCAACTCTTCTATTTCTTCTCCTTcgccctcttcttctctctccctgtgtcacTTTGTTACCACCGCGCTCTACGCTTCCTCCAGGCTCTGAAGAAGCAGcctctgttcttcctcttcGTCACGGTCGTCTCCTTGCTCCTGGTGTGGAAGTTCACCTCTGTCCACAAGTACCTGCTGGCAGACAACCGCCACTTCCCCTTCTACGTGTGGAAAAGGCTTTTCCAGAAGCATGAGCTGGTGCGCTTCGTCGTTGTCCCTGCATACGTGTTTGCAGGGTGGAATTTTCTGGACTCCTTCAAGTCGCGCTCACTGTTCTGGAGTTTGGCGTTCCTGGCGTGCCTCCTGGCTGCCACGGTCCCCCAGAAGCTGCTGGAGTTCAGGTACTTCATTGTCCCTTATCTGATGTACCGCCTACACATGCCCCTGCCCTCTCTGCCCAGACTCGTCGTTGAGTTTGTCCTGTACACGGCGGTCAATGCTGCCACACTTTACATCTTCATCAGTAAGACCTTCCACTGGCCGGACAGCACAGCCACACAGAGGTTCATGTGGTGA
- the tprkb gene encoding EKC/KEOPS complex subunit TPRKB, translated as MHLTHELELFPGHKVTQMLFRDVKNATELRQCAVEGKINGALINPTMLVNPFQVLVAANKAVNSQTNGKMKTRSLYSEIIFNLSPTNNISEAFKRFGCSDGDDSVLVVLVHNNDESQLLADITARVSGRQVPVEEVSSLTDHAKIKKLYKVTPEEEKSGTLLDAVVCRMAAKDVM; from the exons ATGCATTTAACACACGAACTGGAGCTCTTTCCCGGTCACAAAGTGACTCAAATGCTTTTCAGGGACGTCAAAAATGCTACAGAGTTGAGACAATGTGCGGTGGAGGGGAAAATAAACGGTGCTCTAATCAACCCAACGATG ctggTAAATCCTTTCCAAGTGCTGGTAGCTGCCAACAAGGCTGTTAACTCACAGACCAATGGGAAAATGAAGACAAGAAGCTTATACTCTGAAATAATCTTCAATCTATCACCGACTAATAAT ATCTCAGAAGCGTTTAAAAGGTTTGGGTGCTCTGATGGCGATGACTCTGTCCTGGTGGTCCTGGTTCACAACAATGACGAGTCCCAGCTTTTAGCAGACATCACAGCCCGGGTGAGCGGACGGCAGGTTCCAGTGGAAGAAGTGTCCTCGCTGACGGACCACGCAAAAATCAAAAAG TTGTATAAAGTCACACCGGAAGAGGAGAAGAGTGGGACTCTGCTAGATGCGGTTGTATGCAGGATGGCTGCCAAGGACGTCATGTAG